AAAGGTATTCTGAATGCACTGAGAGGGTTTCCATATGCAAAAGCACAAACACAGCAGAAATAAAATTGTTTTGCGTTGATGCCAGGAATAGTTCTTACCATACAAAAAGACTGATCAGGCTGATAAGCAAAATGGCCCCCAGAGTTCCTGCTGCAACCCCAGAAACCAGAAACCAGAAACCAACCCCTGAGGTTTTTGAATCTTCTTGCCCTGAAAATACAGCACATATTATGGTCAATTCTCACAAAAAGATCTCtcaagtacactacatgaccaaaagtatgtggacaccttctcgtcgaacatctcattccaaaatcatgggcattaatatggaatatagaatgtcattgtatgctggccatggaaacccatttcatgaacccCTCAACAAAAAGTTCTGGTGCTGCCactgcttccaaaggcagtttggaactcggtagtgaatgcTGCCatcctactgccaatgtttgtcttcggagattgcatagctgtgtgctcgattttaaacacctgtcagcaacatgtGTGGCTTTAATAACTGAATCCAcgcatttgaaggggtgtccacatacttttgattaTATATTGTATATCTAACCTAGGATTGTGTCCTTCGTGCCCATTTTACCTTTTATATCCAGCTGCACTTCATTCGACTTCCCACAGCCTTGACTATTTCTTCCTTCACAGTAGTACAGACCTCCATCACCAGCAGTCACATTGAGGGTGTAACTCTGTCCAGATGCTACCTGTGTTCGTTTACCCCCACTGATCTTGAACCAGGTGAAGTTTGTCACAGGAGGGTTGGCTGTACTGCTACAGGTCAGATTAACACAGCTGCCCACTAATACTGGATCAGCTGGACTGATGGAGGCCGAGGTGTCCttaggagagactgagggagaggggtTCATTTACAATGTATCTGGATATGGTATATTGAATAGTCTCATCAAAACCACTCCTACAATCATCAGTGAAACATGATAGAATGATCTATTTTCAGGAACCGGTGACTAAATCTTACATGAAACGTTAAGCATCACGTTATGTTCAGCCGTCTTGTTGCTTGTCCCTACTGGGTAGACTGCAGTACAAGTGATGTTCTTCTCATGATGAAGGTATGACGGAGTGAAGTTCACCGTGGAGCGAACTGATTTGGTTTGGTCTGGATTCTCCTGCAGTTGGTTCTCAGTTGTGAACTGTGTTGGGAGAgtccatgtcagctcaggggggTGTTCGGGACAAGGAGCGACAGCAGAGCAGTTCAAACTGACAGGGGTCCCTTCCTTTACCTCACCTGAGACAGTAAGGATGGGACTGGAAGGCAAATCTGTAATACATTGTAGATAAATATATTTTACTCTAATAGTTAAACTGTCCACTTGTTCTACTCTTATCTTTGATGCAAGGAATCTAAACTGGGAAAAATTGTTGGTAAACTGTTAAATTGTCTCTTACCACTGACAACTATATAAACATGCTTTCCAATGTCTGTTGCAAGGAATGGTTGACTCTCAATCCTGAAGAAGTATATATCAGTGTAATTGCTGGTTACATTGAAGAAGACTGTGGTGCAGTTCTTCTGGGACATGTTTCCAGTTATCTTCCCTTGATATCTGTTGACCATCTCagtactgttaaatatcacactgTCCGGACGCCCACCAAAGTATTGGTTTCCTTTTATCCACACACCAGAGGGTAGTATTGCGCTGTTAAATTTATCCTTATGTTGGTCAGGAATATCAAATGAACATGGGATTTGCACACAGGAGCCAGTCAGTACATCCAGTCTATCTGGCATTGTGGTGATCAAATCACTTTGACCAAAACAGGCCAAAACACCTGCAACATAAAGGACAACATCAGGGAGGTAATATGATCTTTTCAGtacattcactctctctctgcagcaaaaaatatatactcaTTTCAATGTACAGGTGATTCCTGATGTCACAACTCCATGCCCTAAACTGGATCATGAACATATCTGGAGCACAATGTTTGAATCCAGACTATTAAACTATGCTTTTCTATACATTGAGACAGATGGGAAAACAGCTCATAGTATGAAACATCATCCCTTGTACTTATTCCTCTGTCTGATTCATAACTAGTTGTTGTTATGTGGAAGACTCACCTGATATAAAGAGGACAATGAGAAAAAACATGTTCTCAGGACAAGCCATGTGAGAACTCACACACTACTGATCACCTGAAAcagtacaaacaaacacacatttagTAACTCAACACACTGCCCCTCCTTACCTTCAGGCTCAAACCCAACACCCGAGCACTCCATtctcccacccctacaggagggcagctcccgctcaggcTGTCCAAGCGCttttctgtcctggcaccccaatgctggaaccagcttccccctgaagctaccTGCCCATCTTGTGAAAACATCAGAAACCCTACCCCTTCAGGGCattttaaataatcccacagAACCCCCCCCCTTTCACAGCCCGACCTCAAAAAAGCCTTTTGTGAACTAACATCCGCACTagaccccccaccccctcacacacacacactagctctgactttgctgataccTGCTTGAGTGTACTTACTATGAATGTAATGCGGTTGTCTCACCTGACTATCATAAGATGAATGCACCAACTGTATGtcttctggataagagtgtctctgctaaattactcaaatgtattaCATTGAACCTTAAtgcgtacagtgcattcagaaatgattcagacctcttgacttttctccccttgttgttatgttgttctaaaatggatgaaattgttgtctcccctcaatctacacacaataccccataataacaaaaaacagtttttagaaatgatttgtcattatggggtattgtgtgtggattgataagGAAAAATAATTGAATGCATTTTACAATAAGACTAAAgtaacaaaaagtggaaaaaggaaaggggtctgaatactttctgaacgcagTGTATGGCTTTCAGTTGTGAAGCTATAACAtgaaccaacagcagcagcatttCAAATCATTACCAGTCATAACAGTTCAGTGAGTCTAAACATTAAAATGAAAAGATAGTGAAGAAGTTGACACTTGCCTTACGATCTTGAAAAGCGATCACAGAAAAGGAGATGATATCACACCCATAGTGAGTTCTGACAAACTGAAGTGTTGCAATTCAAGTTGGACAATGGCATGTGATGTACTTCCTATTCCTTATAAGTGAACAAAATTATTTGCATTTTCAAAAGTAGTAGTATAATTTTCTACTAATTATatacagtcaaaagtttagacacacctactcaagggtTCTCtcttttactattgtctacattgtagaataatattgaaaacatcaaaattatgaaataacacatatggaatcatgtagtaaccaaatgttaaatcaaaatatatgctatatttgagattcttcaaattagccaccctttgccttgatgacagccttgcatactcttggtattctctcaaccagcttcatgaggtagtcacctggaatgcatttcaattaacaggtgtgcctttttaaaagttaatttgtggacgtgaaacagcctggaatcaaaccagggactgtagtgacgcctcttgcactgagatgcatttATTACTATTTCTTGCTTCACAGTAGTACAGTCCTCCATCAACAGTCACATTGAGGGTGTAACTCTGTCCAGATGCTACCTGTATTGGTTAATTACCACTGATCTGGAACCAGGTGAAGGTTGTCACAGAAGGGTTGGCTGTACTGCTGCAGGTCAGATTAACACAGCTAACCACTGATACTGGATCAGCTGGACTGATGGAGGCCGAGGTGTCCttaggagagactgagggagaggggtTCATTTACAATGTATCTGGATATGGTATATTGAATAGTCTCATTAAAACCACTCTATTACAATCATCAGTGAAAACATGATAGAATGATCTATTCTTCAGGAACCGGTTACTAAACCTTACATGAAACGTTAAGCATCATGTTATGTTCAGTTGTCTTGTTACTTGTCCCTACTGGGTAGACTGAGGTACAAGTGATGTTCTTCTCATGATGAAGATATGACGGAGTGAAGGTCACCGTGGAGAGAACTGATTTGGTTTGGTCTGGATTCTCCTGGAGTTGGTTCTCAGTTGTGAACTGTGTTGGGAGAgtccatgtcagctcaggggggTGTTCGGGACAGGGAGCGACAGCAGAGCAGTTCAAACTGACAGGGGTCCCTTCCTTCACCTCACCTGAGACAGTAATGATGGGACTGGAAGGCAAATCTGTAATACATTGCAGATGAAGATATTTTACACTAATAGTTAAACTGTCCACTTGTTCTACTCTTATCTTTGATGAAAGGAATATAAACAGGAAAAAAAGATGGTTAAAAGTTTGATTGTCTCTTACCCCTGACAACTATATTAACATACGTTTTATTGTCTGTTGCACAGAATGGCTGACTCTCAATCCTGAAGTAGTATTTATTAGTGTAACTGGTTGACAAATCTCGTTGACCAAAGCAGGCCAAAACACCTGTAACATAAAGGACAACATCAGGGAGGTTCTGATGTTTTTTCAATTCAGTCCAATGATATGTATTAACCCTAGATGACTGACAAGGGCCGCTGTTTGGAAGCCACTGCACAGCCATCTTGttactcctcctccagtgtaaaaCAGATGGAagatatagaaatgcatttattaatgtctatatTTGTTTTAGACAAgtatattctattacagacaccttaatgcagacttttaaattgtattttgtgACCTGCAACACTTCCTTCAGTAGAGAGACACTGCCGTTTCTCCAGCCAATGATTGCATCTTGAAACCCACTAAATTGGTTTTATCCAATAGCTGCTTCATCTTTGAGTCAGAGTTTTTCCTTTTTCCTATTTTCCTATTTTCCTTTGCCCCCAACTAGGAGAAAATGTATGTGGAACAATTTGAGGAACCACTTACAAAACAGAGACACACTCCCTACTTTCTAAAATCCTCCTATGGAAGAAATTCATAGATGATGTCTTTGTGCTCTGGGAAGGCAGTCTGCAAGAACTAAATGAATTCCAAACTCTGCTAAACGAGAGCTCTGAATATCTTAAATTCACCATGCAGACTGTTGAGATAAAAATAAACTACGTGGACTTATGGATCATCAATGAGAATGATGCATTACATACAGACTTGTACACAATGTCAACAGACCTCAATACCCTGCTACATGCGGATAGTATGCATCCCCTTCCACTCAGGAATGATCTACCATACAGCCAGTTAAACAAATCTGTGGCCAACGGTCAGATTTTGACAGCAATGCTAAGAAAATGAAAAATACATGGAAAAAAACTCTTGATGCTGCAACAATGAAAATATCTCAAAAACCACGAGAGGAAATGCTAAAAACTAAACCAAagaataaaaacaaatattttgcaCTAAGTACACCAAGTGTTCAGAGAAAATGAAAGCAATCCTGAAGAAGCACTGGCATATTCTGCAGTCAGACTATAGAATGGCAAACCTCTTCAAGGACCCCCCACTGGTGGTCTATAAGTGTGGTCGCAATATTGAGGATAACTTAGTGAGATCTGACATGCCACCTGAGCCCACTCATACACTCTTGACACACAATCCAAATTGGAAATACCAATGTGGCTCATGCTCACAGTGCAATAGCACTACAGAAACATCcttcttcagacacccacatacaggtgGAAACATCCCTGTTAGGGGTATCATCTCTTGCAAGATAAAGGGAGTAATCTGTCTCATCACATGTTCATGTGGAAAAACCTACGTAGGACAACCGAAAAGACAATTAAAACAATGCATAGCTGACCACTGTAACGTGTGTCGTCGTCTGATGAGGAGGAATCGGACCAAAGAGTTcatgacctttatttaactgaacactgaaacaaaaagaCCAAAGTGCAaactgaaacagtcctgtcaggtgcagaaaacactaaacagaaaacaactacccacaaaacataggtgggaaaaagctacctaagtatgcttcccaatcagagacaacgatagtcagctgtccctgattgagaaccatacccggccaaaacaaagaaatacaaaacatagagaaaggaacatagaatgcccacccaaatcacaccctgacaaaaccaaaatagagacataaaaagctctctaaggtcagtgtGTGACAACCACCGCAGCTCAATCAGGTGTAATAACACTGACTATCcagtagcagctcactttgttgaagctaaccATCCCATCTCCTCACTCAAAaacacacgcatatacacacgcATGAGCATGTTGGCCAACCAAGGAGAGGAggtatttaaaaacattgacccctACTGTCTTAATATTAACTTTGATCTcaggcccttcttatgaactATTCATTTCATGAAGAAGTCTTATAAATGAATGTATTCTTTCTACAGTTTATCAGCGTAGAACCaatatgttccccctgttgatgATGCTTATTATGCATTATTGATGAACCAAAAGATGACATGTAACAACATTTTATGAAATTGGAAACAATTAAATACATGTGAAATTAAAttaaacaataatgtatgttaATGCTAATCTTATGCTAATTTTAATGATAACAATAGGCTAATATATTCAATATGATGTAAACTATTGTCTTTTAACAGTTTCACTCAATTCACTCTAATTAACCTCATAATTGTGACACAACCCTTATgattgtcattggttgcactaattgcactgtttgtctgcataacctggttcaagcatTCATGACTTTACCCTGAAGAAGgaacagtgatgccgaaacgttggtgttttacccaataaatgactgggagtttatatatatatagagtgtgCAACTCTCTTTGTTTTTATAGCTTACAGTGTATtcaccgttagtcagcacctctacactaAGTCATTTTCTCTGGGTGTGCTCCAGATAATGCTTTTTATATCACCTGaacataacaaataaataaataaacatgtaaaGATGTTAAAGTATTTTATTTATAGAGTACTAACTTTACTGTCCCTTCTACaacaaaatacttaaatacatgtaatatagtccttgaaacatttgatttaaatactgtagaattccattaattATCATGGAGGACTGCTTCTTCTGGGGAGTACCATATATAGAGACCGGTGGATTTCAAGTCTCTCATTGGCCGTTACATAGAATCAGCGATCCAGAGTTTAAACACATTGTTACAGTCTCTCCCAATAACATTattatgaatttatttcaatgtaCAGGTGATTTTTCAATTGGTTGGTGTCTTGTGAAGGAGTGAGGTGACGTGTGTTTGTGAGCAGATGACCACTAGTTTGAGCCCGGtatggggacagggacagtggtggAAGATATACTGTTAACCAAACACTGACGTCGGTTTCACATGAACATACAATGCCATGAAAAGGTTTCCCCCTTTCTGGATCTCTATTTTGCTTCTTTTTtttactgaatgttatcagatcttcatccaaaacctaatattagataaagggaacttgagtttacaaataacaaacaaaatggttatttaatttatttcattaacaaagttatgcaacacccacgCCCCTGTGTGACAAAGTAATTCCCACCTTATACTCAATAACTGGTTATGTCACCATTTCAAAACACACAATCAGGAATACATCAACATTGATTTAATGTACCAAATGtaaagttttggaatggcctagtcaaagtccagaccttcTCCCAAATGAGACATTGTGACAGTTCATGCTTGAAACCCCACAAATGTCGCTTAGTTATAGCAGTTCTACATGGGAGAGTTtgacaaaattcctccacagcaacatgagagactgatcaacaactacaggaagcatttggttggagtcatttcaGCTGATGGAGGCCCAACCAGTTATTGAGTAtaaggggcaattactttttcaaacAGGGTCATTGGGTGTTGCTTAACGTTGTTTAAGAAATGAATGAAATAAGTATGTaaatgttgtgttatttgttcact
Above is a window of Oncorhynchus kisutch isolate 150728-3 linkage group LG18, Okis_V2, whole genome shotgun sequence DNA encoding:
- the LOC116353019 gene encoding B-cell receptor CD22-like isoform X1 — its product is MACPENMFFLIVLFISGVLACFGQSDLITTMPDRLDVLTGSCVQIPCSFDIPDQHKDKFNSAILPSGVWIKGNQYFGGRPDSVIFNSTEMVNRYQGKITGNMSQKNCTTVFFNVTSNYTDIYFFRIESQPFLATDIGKHVYIVVSDLPSSPILTVSGEVKEGTPVSLNCSAVAPCPEHPPELTWTLPTQFTTENQLQENPDQTKSVRSTVNFTPSYLHHEKNITCTAVYPVGTSNKTAEHNVMLNVSFSPKDTSASISPADPVLVGSCVNLTCSSTANPPVTNFTWFKISGGKRTQVASGQSYTLNVTAGDGGLYYCEGRNSQGCGKSNEVQLDIKGQEDSKTSGVGFWFLVSGVAAGTLGAILLISLISLFVWRRNSRLHDGLERTDSPQGQNSPVGTVCTNQATAGEEPEEPAEDQPEEIHYGDVDFSKRQTKETPAAAQDRIQGQESEYAEVNVTGRGAQEPPPNYLDGLYAQVNKRGAC
- the LOC116353019 gene encoding B-cell receptor CD22-like isoform X2 gives rise to the protein MECSGVGFEPEGVLACFGQSDLITTMPDRLDVLTGSCVQIPCSFDIPDQHKDKFNSAILPSGVWIKGNQYFGGRPDSVIFNSTEMVNRYQGKITGNMSQKNCTTVFFNVTSNYTDIYFFRIESQPFLATDIGKHVYIVVSDLPSSPILTVSGEVKEGTPVSLNCSAVAPCPEHPPELTWTLPTQFTTENQLQENPDQTKSVRSTVNFTPSYLHHEKNITCTAVYPVGTSNKTAEHNVMLNVSFSPKDTSASISPADPVLVGSCVNLTCSSTANPPVTNFTWFKISGGKRTQVASGQSYTLNVTAGDGGLYYCEGRNSQGCGKSNEVQLDIKGQEDSKTSGVGFWFLVSGVAAGTLGAILLISLISLFVWRRNSRLHDGLERTDSPQGQNSPVGTVCTNQATAGEEPEEPAEDQPEEIHYGDVDFSKRQTKETPAAAQDRIQGQESEYAEVNVTGRGAQEPPPNYLDGLYAQVNKRGAC